CTGCGCTGCCGCGAACGCCTCGGGCACCTTACGCCTGCCCCGGGCGGGAACCGGGCGCGAGTCAACCCCGGGCCGCGGCCCGCTGGGCCACGGCCCCCACATCGGGCGGTCGTTCGGGTCCGGCCCCGCTCACACGGCTCCGGACGATTGTCCCGTCGCGGCCGGGGTCAGACGGCGAGCGCCTGGGCGCGGCGCTTCACCTCCGTGCCGCGATTCTCGCTGAGCGCCTGCGCGGGGGTGCCGGGCAGGCTGTCGTCCGGGGTGAAGAGCCACTCCAGCATCTCCTCGTCCGTGAAGCCGTCGTCCCGCAGGAGCGTCAGGGTCCCGGACAGGCCCTTGACGACCTTGTCCCCGTCGATGAAGGCGGCGGGGACGTGCAGCGCGCGGTTCTCACCACGGCGTACGGCGATGAGCTGGCCGTCCTTGACCAGCTGCCGCACACGCGTCACCTCGACGCCGAACTGTTCGGCGATGTCGGGGAGGGTGAGCCAGGCGGGGACGAGAGCATCGATCTTTGCGTCAATCTCGGTCACGGGATCCAGCCTGCCATGTACCACTGACAGTCGGAAGTCGGCTCGGTCCGGCCGGGCGGCCGTGCCCCTCCCCGTCGGCACCGCCCGGCGGCCCGCGACGGCCCGGGCGCCTACGCCGTGGCCGCCTTCAGGGGTCTGGCCGGATCCCTCAGCAGCACCGGGTTCATCGGGATGCCCGACTCGATCAGGCGGCGGCCCTGCGCCAGATCCCGGGGCCGGCCGACCGCGAGCAGCGCGACCAGCCGCTCCCCGCGCAGCCAGCACACCGTCCAGGCCGGTCCGGCGGGGTCGCCCCGCCACAGGGTCGTGTCCGCGTCCGCGTGGTGCCCGGCGTACTGGACGAACCGCCCGAACTGCTCGGACCAGAAGTACGGCACCGGGTCGTACACCGCCGGCACCTCCCCGGCGGCCCGGCCGACGATGTTCCGGGCCACCGTGCGCGGCCCCTGGAGGGCGTTGTCCCAGTGGTGGACCAGCAGCCGCTCGCCGTAGCGCCCGGAGGGGAAGGAGGCGCAGTCGCCGACCGCGTACACGTCCGCGGCGGTGGTGCGCAGGTGCTCGTCGGCCACGATCTCGTGGTGGGCGCCCAGCCGGACCCCGGAGCCGGCCAGCCAGGCCGTGGCGGGGCGGGCGCCGATGCCGACGACGACCGCGTCCGCGGGCAGCCGCGAGCCGTCGTCGAGGAGAACGGCGCCGGGCTCGACGTGCACCACGCGCGCGTGTGTGCGCAGGACCGCGCCCGCGTCGGCGTACCAGCCGGCCATCGGGGCGGCGACCTCGGCGGGCAGTGCTCCGGCGAGGGGCCGTGCGGCGGCCTCGACGACGGTCACCGCGCAGCCCGCCTCGCGTGCGGCCGTGGCGAACTCCGCGCCGATCCAGCCCGCGCCGACGACCACGATGTCGTGCCGGCGGGCCAGCACCGGCCGCAGCCGCTCGGCGTCGTCCAGGGTGCGCAGCAGATGCACGCCGGGCACGCCCTCCGCGCCCGGCAGCCGGACCGGTTCGGCTCCGGTCGCCACGACCAGGACGTCGTAGGGCACGGGCCCGTCCTCGGTGTCGAGCTCGTGGGCGGCGGGGCGCAGGCCCAGTACCTCGCAGCCGAGCCGCAGTTCGATGCCGAGGGCCTCGAAGTCGACGTCGAAGGCCGAGCCCTCGGACTTGCCGAGCAGGACGGCCTTGGACAACGGGGGCCGGTCGTAGGGCTGGTGGGGCTCGGCGCCGATCAGGACCACGTCCCCGGCGAAGCCCTGCTCGCGCAGAGCGACGGCGGTCTGCACCCCGGCCATGCCCGCGCCCGCCACGACGACGCGCCGCGGCGCGGACGAACCTGGTTGCTGCGTCTGCTCGCTCACCTGATCACCATAGACACCTGACGAATTGTCAGTCAGTGCTCATGCGCCGTGACCTGCTCCACAACGCTCGTGCCCGCGCCCCGCTGGGACTCCCACTCCCAGGTCTCCTCCAGCCGCACCCGCCCGTCGGGCAGCTCCACGACCGTCGAGACGCAGTGCCCCGAGGACGTGGTCCCGTCCCGCTTGAGCTGGACGTACCGGAAGTCCAGCCGGTCACCCTCCCGGGTACCCACGAGATGCCCGCGTACGACGTCACCGCCCGTGTACTCGGCCCAGATCTCGCCCTGCCGCTCGTGGTACGTGAACCGGGTGCGGGTGCCCACCTGACCGGGTGCCTGGTCGGCGACCGGGGCGAGGACGAGACCGTCGAGGGATCGGGCCATGGACGGAGGCTCCCTTACTGCGGGATACGGCATCGGGCTAGGGTGGCCAACGTAAAGCACTCGCGGGAGCCCGGACGCACCGGGCTGAGAGGGAGGCTGGCGGCCTCCGACCGTACGAACCTGATCCGGGTCATGCCGGCGAAGGGAGGGGCTGGACGCCCATGTCGCCTACATCCACATCCACGGCCGCGTCGTCAGACGTCCTGGTCATCGGGGGCGGGATCATCGGCCTGGTCACGGCCTGGCGGTCCGCGCAACGCGGGCTCACCACCGCCGTCGTGGACCCCGAGCCCGGCGGCGGAGCCGCACAGGTGGCGGCCGGCATGCTGGCCGCCGTCACGGAACTGCACTACGGCGAGCAGACCCTGCTCGGCCTGAACCTCGCCTCGGCCCGCCGCTACCCGGACTTCGCCGCCGAGCTCACCGAGCTGACCGGCCAGGACCTCGGCTACCGCCGCTGCGGCACGCTCGCCGTGGCGCTGGACGCCGACGACCGGGCCCACCTGCGCGAACTGCACGCCCTGCAGCAGCAGTCGGGCCTGGAGTCGCAGTGGCTGTCGGGGCGCGAGTGCCGGCGCCTGGAGCCGATGCTCGCGCCGGGCGTGCGCGGCGGGCTGCGGGTCGACGGCGATCACCAGATCGACCCGCGGCGGCTGGCCGGGGCGCTGGTCGCCGCGTGCGAGCGGGCGGGCGTGCTCTTCCACCGGACGTGGGCGGAGCGGCTGACCGTCGTCCGGGACCGGGCCGCGGGTGTCGTCCTGGCCGACGGGACCGAGGCCGCCGCCGGGCGGGTGGTGCTCGCCGGGGGCAGCCTCAGCGGGCGGCTCGCGGGCGTCCCGCGGGACGTGCTCCCTCCCGTGCGGCCGGTGAAGGGGCAGGTCCTGCGGCTGACCATGCCAAGGGGGCACGGGCCGTTCCTGAGCCGGACCGTGCGCGCGGTGGTGCGCGGCAGCCACGTCTACCTGGTGCCGCGCGCGAGCGGCGAGCTCGTAGTCGGGGCGACCAGCGAGGAGCTGGGCTGGGACACCACCGTGACCGCGGGCGGCGTGTACGAGCTGCTGCGGGACGCGCACGAGCTGGTCCCGGGCATCACCGAGCTGCCGCTCACCGAGACCCGGGCCGGGCTGCGGCCCGGCTCCCCCGACAACGCGCCGCTGCTGGGCCCGACCGGTCTGGAGGGGCTGCTGCTGGCCACCGGCCACTACCGCAACGGCGTCCTGCTGACGCCCGTGACCGGCGACACCATGGCGCACGTCCTGGCGACCGGCGAACTCCCCGAGGAGGCGCGCCCCTTCACGCCGAAGCGCTTCTCTCCCGCCACCGCACTCTCGGAGCGGCCCGCATGAACATCTCCGTCAACGGGGAGCCCCGGGACGTCCGGCCCGGCACGGCTCTCGACACCGTCGTGAGGTCGCTCACCGCCTCGCCCTCGGGCGTGGCCGCCGCCCTCAACGAAACCGTCGTCCCGCGCACGCAGTGGCCCGCCACGCCCCTGGCCGAGGGAGACCGCGTGGAAGTCCTCACCGCCGTCCAAGGAGGCTGACCATGGCCGACGATCCGTTCGTCCTCGGTGGTACGACGCTCAGCTCCCGTCTGATCATGGGCACGGGCGGGGCGCCCAGCCTGGACGTGCTGGAGCGCTCGCTCGTCGCCTCGGGGACGGATCTGACGACCGTCGCGATGCGCCGGGTGAACGCCTCGGTGCACGGCTCGGTGCTGTCCGTCCTGGACAAGCTGGGCATCCGGGTGCTGCCCAACACGGCGGGCTGTTTCACCGCCGGCGAGGCCGTCCTCACGGCCCGTCTGGCGCGCGAGGCCCTCGGCACCGACCTGGTCAAGCTGGAGGTCATCGCCGACGAGCGCACGCTGCTGCCGGATCCGATCGAGACACTGGAGGCGGCCGAGACCCTGGTCGACGACGGGTTCACGGTGCTGCCGTACACCAACGACGACCCGGTGCTGGCCCGGAAGCTGGAGGATGTGGGCTGCGCGGCGATCATGCCGCTGGGTTCGCCGATCGGCTCCGGTCTGGGGATCCGCAACCCGCACAACTTCCAGCTGATCGTGGAGCACGCGCGCGTGCCGGTGATCCTGGACGCCGGTGCCGGTACGGCCTCGGACGCGGCGCTGGCGATGGAGCTGGGGTGCGCGGGTGTGATGCTCGCCTCGGCGGTGACGCGGGCGCAGGAGCCGGTCCTGATGGCCGACGCGATGCGCCATGCCGTGGAGGCGGGGCGGCTGGCCTATCGGGCCGGGCGTATTCCCCGGCGGCACTTCGCGGAGGCGTCGTCGCCGCCGGAGGGAATGGCCGCCCTGGACCCGGAGCGGCCCGCTTTCCGGTAGGGGCCTGTTCCACACGTCACAGGTCGGCTGCAGTCCCGCCCCGAATTCGGGCAGGGCCGCGGGCTGTCGGTCGTGGCTCGTACACTCGCCTGCGTGGACACGACCCTTCAGGACCCCTTGGTCGGGCAGGTGCTCGACGGCCGGTATCGCATCGATTCGCGGATCGCGGTCGGCGGGATGGCCACGGTCTACCGGGCCGTGGACACCCGGCTCGACCGGGTCCTCGCGCTCAAGGTGATGCACCCCGCGCTCGCGGTCGACGCCTCGTTCGTCGAGCGGTTCATCCGCGAGGCGAAGTCCGTGGCCCGGCTGGCCCACCCGAACGTGGTGCAGGTCTTCGACCAGGGCACCGACGGCTCGTACGTGTACCTGGCGATGGAGTACGTCGCGGGCTGCACCCTGCGGGACGTGCTGCGCGAGCGCGGGGCCCTGCAGCCGCGCGCCGCCCTGGACATCCTGGAGCCGGTGCTGGCCGCGCTGGGCGCAGCGCACCGCGCCGGGTTCGTGCACCGCGACATGAAGCCCGAGAACGTCCTCATAGGGGACGACGGCCGGGTGAAGGTCGCCGACTTCGGGCTCGTCCGGGCCGTGGACACGGTGACTAACACCACCGGCACCGTCCTCGGCACGGTCTCCTACCTCGCCCCGGAGCAGATAGAGAACGGCACCGCCGATCCCCGCGTCGACGTGTACGCCTGCGGCGTGATGCTGTACGAGATGCTGACCGGCGACAAGCCGCACGACGGGGACTCCCCCGCCGTGATCCTCTACAAGCACCTGCACGAGGACGTGCCCCCGCCCTCCGCCGCCGTGCCCGGCATGGCGTACGAGCTGGACGAGATGGTGGCCTCGGCGACGGCCCGCACCCCGGCCGTCCGCCCCCACGACGCGGTGGCGCTGCTCGCACAGGTCCGTGACGGACGCGGCCGGCTGAGCGACGACCAGCTGGACGCGGTGCCGCCGCAGGCGCTCGCCGAGGACCACGACAACGGCGACGACCGGACGACCGTGATCCCGCGCGCCCTGACCACACCGCGCCCGCTGCCGGTCGACGAGGACGAGACCTCCGGGGCCGCCCTCAACCGCACCAGCCGCTTCGCGTCCCCGCCACCGCCCCCGCCGGCCCGGCGCCGCCCGGGCTCCCGGCGCGGCCCGGCGGCGATCGTCGTCGCCGTCCTGCTCGTGCTCGGCCTCGGCACCGGCATCTGGTACATCAACTCCGGCCAGTTCACCGAGGTCCCCCCGCTGCTGGCGAAGACCCAGGAGCAGGCCGAGGACCGGCTGCGGGACTCCGGTCTCGAGCTCGGCAAGGTGAAGCACGCCTACAGCGACACCGTCGAGCGCGGCCAGATCATCAGCAGCGACCCCAAGGCCGGGGCGCGCATCCGCGGCAACGACGCGGTGGGTATCACCGTCTCCGACGGCCCCGAGACCGTGCGGGT
The Streptomyces tuirus genome window above contains:
- a CDS encoding Rv2175c family DNA-binding protein, translated to MTEIDAKIDALVPAWLTLPDIAEQFGVEVTRVRQLVKDGQLIAVRRGENRALHVPAAFIDGDKVVKGLSGTLTLLRDDGFTDEEMLEWLFTPDDSLPGTPAQALSENRGTEVKRRAQALAV
- a CDS encoding NAD(P)/FAD-dependent oxidoreductase, whose protein sequence is MSEQTQQPGSSAPRRVVVAGAGMAGVQTAVALREQGFAGDVVLIGAEPHQPYDRPPLSKAVLLGKSEGSAFDVDFEALGIELRLGCEVLGLRPAAHELDTEDGPVPYDVLVVATGAEPVRLPGAEGVPGVHLLRTLDDAERLRPVLARRHDIVVVGAGWIGAEFATAAREAGCAVTVVEAAARPLAGALPAEVAAPMAGWYADAGAVLRTHARVVHVEPGAVLLDDGSRLPADAVVVGIGARPATAWLAGSGVRLGAHHEIVADEHLRTTAADVYAVGDCASFPSGRYGERLLVHHWDNALQGPRTVARNIVGRAAGEVPAVYDPVPYFWSEQFGRFVQYAGHHADADTTLWRGDPAGPAWTVCWLRGERLVALLAVGRPRDLAQGRRLIESGIPMNPVLLRDPARPLKAATA
- the thiO gene encoding glycine oxidase ThiO yields the protein MSPTSTSTAASSDVLVIGGGIIGLVTAWRSAQRGLTTAVVDPEPGGGAAQVAAGMLAAVTELHYGEQTLLGLNLASARRYPDFAAELTELTGQDLGYRRCGTLAVALDADDRAHLRELHALQQQSGLESQWLSGRECRRLEPMLAPGVRGGLRVDGDHQIDPRRLAGALVAACERAGVLFHRTWAERLTVVRDRAAGVVLADGTEAAAGRVVLAGGSLSGRLAGVPRDVLPPVRPVKGQVLRLTMPRGHGPFLSRTVRAVVRGSHVYLVPRASGELVVGATSEELGWDTTVTAGGVYELLRDAHELVPGITELPLTETRAGLRPGSPDNAPLLGPTGLEGLLLATGHYRNGVLLTPVTGDTMAHVLATGELPEEARPFTPKRFSPATALSERPA
- the thiS gene encoding sulfur carrier protein ThiS; protein product: MNISVNGEPRDVRPGTALDTVVRSLTASPSGVAAALNETVVPRTQWPATPLAEGDRVEVLTAVQGG
- a CDS encoding thiazole synthase — translated: MADDPFVLGGTTLSSRLIMGTGGAPSLDVLERSLVASGTDLTTVAMRRVNASVHGSVLSVLDKLGIRVLPNTAGCFTAGEAVLTARLAREALGTDLVKLEVIADERTLLPDPIETLEAAETLVDDGFTVLPYTNDDPVLARKLEDVGCAAIMPLGSPIGSGLGIRNPHNFQLIVEHARVPVILDAGAGTASDAALAMELGCAGVMLASAVTRAQEPVLMADAMRHAVEAGRLAYRAGRIPRRHFAEASSPPEGMAALDPERPAFR
- the pknB gene encoding Stk1 family PASTA domain-containing Ser/Thr kinase is translated as MDTTLQDPLVGQVLDGRYRIDSRIAVGGMATVYRAVDTRLDRVLALKVMHPALAVDASFVERFIREAKSVARLAHPNVVQVFDQGTDGSYVYLAMEYVAGCTLRDVLRERGALQPRAALDILEPVLAALGAAHRAGFVHRDMKPENVLIGDDGRVKVADFGLVRAVDTVTNTTGTVLGTVSYLAPEQIENGTADPRVDVYACGVMLYEMLTGDKPHDGDSPAVILYKHLHEDVPPPSAAVPGMAYELDEMVASATARTPAVRPHDAVALLAQVRDGRGRLSDDQLDAVPPQALAEDHDNGDDRTTVIPRALTTPRPLPVDEDETSGAALNRTSRFASPPPPPPARRRPGSRRGPAAIVVAVLLVLGLGTGIWYINSGQFTEVPPLLAKTQEQAEDRLRDSGLELGKVKHAYSDTVERGQIISSDPKAGARIRGNDAVGITVSDGPETVRVPALAGQKLDTARGLLKEDGLEPGMVTREFSEDVPRGSVITARPADGTKVRAGTGVALVVSKGAPVDIPDVTGSDEADARSELTEAGLKVRIATERVTSSEYDKGQVVRQSPASGGPAAEGDTVTLTLSKGPEMIEVPDVVGDSVDDARQALEGAGFEVDEDRGLFGIFGDEVKSQSVEGGRTAPKGSTITIKIR